The Flavobacteriales bacterium genome includes a region encoding these proteins:
- a CDS encoding succinylglutamate desuccinylase/aspartoacylase family protein, translating to MREDVIEITSFNEKLSVERIIGNLGNATGNTILFLGGVHGNETSGIAALHEVFGQLKKENKTWSGRAMAIVGNMEASRLGQRYVYKDLNRIWTREIIDDLHYGRLDTRHTEFAELVAVYKIISELIKTTQGQLYVVDLHTTSSPTIPFIVTNNEARCKAFTNHFPMPVISGLTGFLDGTLLSYINDLGHVGLAYEAGQHNSHQSFLKHESFIWLSLYHSGICTDIDQRLINLHKQTLEEELVTRNNNFKLISRYKIKEDEAFKMNLGYTNFQKIFEGEELAQNQFGKIKSPYDGFIFMPLYQSQGDDGFFIVKPEQTE from the coding sequence ATTTGGGCAACGCCACAGGAAATACCATTCTGTTTTTGGGCGGTGTGCACGGCAATGAAACTTCGGGAATTGCTGCTTTGCATGAGGTTTTTGGCCAATTAAAAAAGGAAAATAAAACTTGGAGTGGCAGAGCTATGGCCATTGTGGGCAATATGGAAGCCTCCCGACTGGGCCAACGCTATGTTTATAAAGATTTGAACCGCATTTGGACTCGCGAAATTATTGACGACTTACATTATGGCAGATTAGACACACGACATACCGAATTTGCGGAGTTGGTGGCCGTGTATAAAATCATTTCGGAATTGATAAAAACTACACAAGGGCAGCTCTATGTAGTAGATTTGCATACCACATCAAGCCCAACCATTCCGTTTATTGTCACCAACAACGAAGCCCGATGCAAGGCATTTACAAATCATTTTCCGATGCCCGTCATCAGTGGTTTAACCGGATTTTTGGATGGCACGTTGTTGTCGTATATCAACGATTTGGGCCACGTAGGTTTGGCTTACGAAGCCGGCCAACATAACAGCCACCAATCGTTTTTAAAACATGAAAGTTTTATTTGGCTTAGCCTTTATCACTCGGGTATTTGCACCGATATTGACCAACGATTGATAAACTTACACAAGCAAACATTGGAAGAAGAATTGGTTACCCGAAACAACAATTTTAAACTTATAAGTCGATATAAAATTAAAGAGGATGAGGCATTTAAAATGAATTTGGGATATACCAATTTTCAAAAAATATTTGAAGGGGAGGAGTTGGCTCAAAATCAATTTGGAAAAATCAAATCACCTTATGATGGGTTTATTTTTATGCCACTATATCAGAGCCAAGGAGATGATGGATTTTTTATTGTAAAGCCCGAACAAACTGAGTAG
- a CDS encoding SMI1/KNR4 family protein, which yields MNKVEIELAKKQLTDADLDYFEKEYNKKLPQNFRKYLLKYNGGLVENRDDLDILLSLLEGNKIEHWVRSHQILEQNIDPDYLPFANDHTNNPYCLILKEGDDYGKVVFIEMDFQSDEYIVADSLEEFLGVESIDDL from the coding sequence ATGAACAAAGTAGAAATAGAATTAGCAAAAAAACAGCTTACAGACGCTGATTTAGACTATTTTGAAAAGGAGTATAACAAAAAACTTCCCCAAAATTTTCGCAAGTATTTGTTAAAATACAACGGCGGTTTGGTAGAAAACAGAGATGATTTGGATATTTTATTGTCATTGTTAGAAGGGAATAAAATTGAGCACTGGGTGAGATCACATCAAATATTGGAGCAAAATATTGATCCTGACTATCTACCCTTTGCTAATGATCATACTAACAACCCTTATTGCCTAATACTAAAAGAAGGCGATGATTATGGAAAGGTGGTATTTATCGAAATGGATTTTCAATCGGATGAATATATCGTTGCAGACTCTCTCGAAGAATTTCTTGGGGTTGAGTCTATTGATGATTTGTAG